In the Pontibacillus sp. HMF3514 genome, CGAAACCTTCAAAGTCCATTACAACTGTATCGCCGTTTTCAATCGTTCCTTCTTCTTTTACAACAAGTTCAGCTTGCTGCTCTTGTTGTTTCTTTAATTCTTCTTCAACGTCTTCATCCGTAACTGTTGTATCTTGTGCTTCTACTTCAAGACCTTTGTAGTCGCCAAGTTCTACTTCAGGCTTCACAGTAACTTTCGCAGTGAAAATTAAGTTTTTACCTTTTTCGATCTGCTCAACATCTACTTCTGGACGATCTACTGGGTTAATACCCGCTTCTTCAACAGCATTTGAGTATGCTTCTGGAAGAATGATGTCTAGTGCATCTTGATAAAGAGATTCAACGCCGAAACGCTGTTCGAAAATTGGACGAGGTACTTTACCTTTACGGAAACCTGGTACCTGTACTTGTTTTACTACCTTTTGGAATGCTTGATCTAGAGCACGATCAAATTCAGCAGAATCAACTTCTACTGTTAGTTGACCTTCATTGCCCTCTAATTTTTCCCATTTTGCAGACATGATTTTCCCTCCAAAATCTATTTAATAGTCATTTTGTATGTTTGTTGTAGTCTTTTCTAATTTGTAAGAAAGACACTCTCTAAATTGCAACCACTATATTATAACATAATATTGTATGCTTTCAATACTCATAGATATGTAGTTTCTTATGCCTATCACGATTCATCCAATACGGAGAAATAGTTCGCTTCATAGTACTCAATCTGTTGCTTCCATAAATCCACTTCTTTTTGCGATCCATAGTTTTCAAGTGGAAATGGATAATGGTCTAGTTGTAAGTATGAAGTTCCTAATTCGAAAAACGCCTTTGCAAGTGATGGTGTTTCTTCATCTGTTGGCATAACCGGAAAACGCACATACATATATCGAAATAATAGTTGCTGAATAAACTCATATAAAGTTGGATTATCCTGCTCAACTGGATCTAGCAAATTTAAAATTTGCCTTGAAGATGGATGTGATAAGATATCATCTAATTTTGAAGGATTCACAACTTTGGTTTCACCAAGTTTCGTTACCTCCACATTTCGTTCTACCTTTTGTTCTTGCATCCATTGAAGCATTGCCGTTTTAATAACAGGCTGTATGTAATCTTTTTTCAGGAAAGGTACAAGTTCATTGATGTAAGGATGGATATCTTGTTTTTTCAACTTAGATAAACATCTCCATTGTTTTTTCGCATCC is a window encoding:
- a CDS encoding tetratricopeptide repeat protein — encoded protein: MTENKADVVMFPKWKSSLEQKGRTALQAKKYKEALEHFEQLISFEAANSEVMTGKLICLMELGRYEEAETICRELMKEDEGNYFQYLHIYLTVLFQTSQYQELLDLLDEVFESEEIPQEVRKQFWQLYDITKKLKEDESSAEYIEDIDEFIASLDSKDAKKQWRCLSKLKKQDIHPYINELVPFLKKDYIQPVIKTAMLQWMQEQKVERNVEVTKLGETKVVNPSKLDDILSHPSSRQILNLLDPVEQDNPTLYEFIQQLLFRYMYVRFPVMPTDEETPSLAKAFFELGTSYLQLDHYPFPLENYGSQKEVDLWKQQIEYYEANYFSVLDES